The sequence below is a genomic window from Salvelinus fontinalis isolate EN_2023a chromosome 19, ASM2944872v1, whole genome shotgun sequence.
GGGACAGTGGTTTTAAAGGGTTATCTGGACTGGGCTGTTCAGACATTTcatttgttttacctttatttaactaggcaagccagttaagaacaaattcttattttcaatgacggcctaggaacagtgggttaactgcgttGTTCAGGTACAGatctacagatttttaccttgtcatacATGCATCTCCCAAGACGCTCCTGCCATGAGACACTGTTAAATAACTCAGCATTTAGGTCAACCTTTGGACTGTCAAAgtccttcagagagagagagagggggaaagagggagagagagagagaagacacagaTAGAGATAACACCTGAGCATTAGGAGAGCTCCCCCTTCGGACTGGGACTGGgagtagagacaggaggaggtgAGTGAATGTTCTACTGTTTCTCTAATTAATATTATATTTTTATTAACATGGTCAATTCTACGATTTGCTCATTATTTTTGATATTGCATGTCCTGGTTATCTTATTTTTTGGCGGGTGTTGGCAGGTGTTTTCTGTAAGAGTGTAATTGACATAGAGAAAGATCAGAGATATAGGAGCAGTGGATAGAGGGGTTCCATATAACGCTCTAGGGGTGAGACCTTAGGGTTAATATGTGACATGTACCCCCACACTTTAGTGAGGATTCAAACTCATGGGATATCATCCCTCTAAATAGCATCATGGTTCCACTCAAGGTTTCTTCCCAAATGTAGATGGAGTTTCCTTGCAATTGTCATCTTGTGCTAGCTTATAGGAGTTGAGGACTCCATCTTCTTCCAGCAGACACAGCAATCTACAGTGACTATGTAATGGAATAAATGATACAATTTGACATATTACAGTGTTCATCATAATCTAACCGTTGGAAATAGATGAGCAAACTGTAGGACAGATAAATATCAGCCAGAACCACACCCAGACTTACACTAAACttacacctgaacacacacacgtcCGTCACATCTTTCTTTCTCCCTGTGATAACAGAGTATTATACATTATAAGTATTCCTACGTTGACATTCTTTATTTGGGGGTCAAAGTTCACACATTCTAGTTAAAAGAGCCCTTCGCACCTTCAGCTGGCCCTGGCTGCCGTTAACCATTAACACCCTGCTCGCGGCCACGGGAAAGTTGGCATAGCAGGTTAACCTTCTTCTGGAGATGTCAGCAGTTGGCCTAACTATTCAAACAAAGGTCTTCAAGAGTGTAGATCttggtgtgtgtgcgcgtgagtTAGGGACTCGCCCGTAATGATTGTCAGAATACACTCCAGAGATCTGTCAGTAAAGTTTCAATCTGTGTAATCAATGACCACGGTCTTCAGCAGAACCCCACACTGTTACATCTCTGTGGAAAATCTAGTATTTTTTGTCTCTCTGTTTATATCTCTGTTTCTATATGACCAATTAGATTTATGTTGTGCAATTGTTCCACTCCACACCCAATTGACTTCCATTTATCTGAGGGTGTAGTTACCGTACAGTATTTACCTGTGAGCTGCTACAGAATAGCTACGTTTTACAGCACATTGCGTTATTGGGGTAATTTGGCAAGTCTGACAATGGGGGAGTTTAGGACATTGAGATTAGATAAAATCGGGTTTACCACTGCTACACACAGGGGAGGATCTGAGGGTGAAAAAACATTTTTGTAGGGAGTAGAAGGGAAGTTTGTGTGTGTTAGCATTCTCACACTATTGTCTGCATTGCATGTTATGGCTGGGTAATAATAGAGGGTGACTGTGCGCACCAGTATGTGGTGTGGTTTAGTGTggcgtgttgtgttgtgttcttaCCCTGTGGTGTCTGTTGTAGGACATGGCTGGGTACAAGCCCAGGGTGATAGTTCTGAGTAAGAAGCCAGGTCATAGCTTTGGCTTCTTCCTGAGGGTGGAGAAAGGCGAGGATGGTCACCTGATCAGGAACCTTGAGATGGGCGGGCCGGCCGAGCTGGCGGGTTTGAAGGATGGAGACCGCATTCTCCGGGTCAACGGAACCTACGTGGATGAAATGGACCACTCACGGGtgaggaggggagtggagctgACAGGGCTAGCAGTTGTCCAATTGCACATTAACCCCTAGCTTCTCCCACTGTTATTGTATTGAAATTATACAGGTGTAAGCAACATGGTAATAGTAAGATAATAGTGTGGTAATAACCTCATCCTCTGGTATTGTTCACACCTATTAAATCATGTAAAGTGCCTTGAGTAGGTACCAGTTTGGGTTTGGTAAATGTGGAATTACTAGATACCTCTAGAGCCATAGGTACTGCTGTAACAACATACCATGCTTTGTCCCATCTCTTTGTGCTGTGTGCCCTGGGTTAGGTGGTGGACCTGGTGAAGGAGAGTGGTGCATCCGTCACCTTCCATGTTCTGGATGTGGCGTCCTACAAGCAGGCCAAGACTGAGGGGGTGGACCTTTCTGACCCGCACCCCAAACCCACCCAGCCCACCATGAACGGAGTGGCAGGAGAGGCACCCAAACCCAAACTCTGCTACCTGGCCAAGTCCAGCGGGGGTTACGGCTTCTCTTTACGCTCTGTTAAAGGTGAGAGGggtggggcacacacacacacagatgtaatCTCTTTGGTTATTTTTTTGATTGTGTGTTTTACAGCTGATAGGACACATAGCAATTATTGTCATCTCTGTTTTTTTGCTTGTTGATCAAGCAAGAAATAAACACATTATCATTGTCTCGCATAGGCAGCAGCATACCACTCTCCATCCCACTGCTAGCTTCCTTATGaaactaagcagggttggtcctggatgagagaccagatgctgctggaagttgtttggagggccagtaggaggtactatttcctctggtctaaaaaataaatTCCCCAGAGCAgggattggggacattgccctgtgtagggtgccatctttcggATCGGTGTCCTGACTCTCCTTTGTCActaaaaatcccatggcacttatcgttaGAGAGGGGTGTTATACTGTACGTCTTTTGCATATCCAATGATAATAATTTTATGATTCTATTTTAAACTCCATTTTCTTTCCTCCATTTCCTGACCCAGGTGAGGTGGGCATGTTCATGGCAGAGGTGAACCCAGGGGGTGCGGCCGAGAGGGCAGGGGTCAAGGCCAACGACCGTCTGATAGAGGTCAACGGGGAGAACATGGAGAACGCCACTCATGACCAGATAGTAGAGAAGGTTAGGATTCACCCCATATTTACACTACTCTGTGGTGAACTTTAAGTTCAATATCTGTCATGTTATTCTACAGCCTGTCAACActatgttcaaatcaaatgttatttgtcacatgctttgtaaacaacaggtgtagattaacAGTTAAATTCTTATGGGCCCTTACCAATACacagaaaaaaaagagaaatagaaaaataataacacaaggaataaatacacaatgagtaacattAACGTGGCTATACACATGGGGTACAAggaccgagtcgatgtgcaggggtacgaggtaattgaggtagatatgtacatacaggtagggataaagtgactaggcaacaggatagataataagcagtaacagcagtgtatgtgatgagtcaaaagagcaGGTGCAAAAagtgtcaatgcagatagttaaatagttaaccaatagctacctggactaacAATTTAGCAGCtctatggcttggggatagaagctgttcagggtcctgttggttccagacttggtatataggtaccgcttgccgtgcggtagcagagagaacagtctgacttgtGTGGCTTGAGTCTTTTTAGGGccttctgacactgcctggtatagaggtcctggatggcagggagctcggccacagtgatgtactatGCCATACGCACTACCATCCGTAGCGCCTTGGGGTcgaatgccaagcagttgccataccaagaagtgatgcagccagtcaagatgctctcaatggtttaGCTGTAGAaccatttgaggatctgagggcccataccaaatcttttcagcctcctgacagggaagaggcattgtcatgccctcttcatgactgtgttggtgtgtgtggaccatggcaataccttagtgatgtggactcACTCAGAATGCAAGAGTTGGGACAATGATCATTTGGCAAATCAGTTTTCCTGATTCCATCTTTGTTCTAAGGGCAGCTTTGCCTTGAGAGCAGAAACAAATGTGATTGGTCAAGTTAAGGAAAGATATGTCATAACAAGTCTTTATTCTACATGTCTATTCTTCACAATTCATTTCTATCTGATAATTCTTTAACATTACACCATCCTTAAAGAGCCCCTGTTGTGGCCTCTCTGTCAGGTCAAGGCATCAGGCAGCAGAATCATGTTTCTATTGGTGGACGAGGACACCGACAAGTTCTACAAGAACAAACGCATCAGGCTAGGTGCGGGGCTAGCCACAGTGAAGTTCCTCCCACTGAAGCCACGCATTGTAGACTTGATCAAAGGATCAGACGGCTATGGATACATCCTAAAAGCTGAGCCTAacaagacaggtgtgtgtgcttgtgtggtgTGTGAATTCTGAAAACTTGGTTACACTTTACTTAAAGCCAACCAGTACAATGCATTAAGATGCGGTTATAATGACTTTTCAGAATGTATGAATCCCTTATAACAACACATCTACTAATAGCCACATAGGATTATTAATATTAGACTATTAACCAACAGCAGTCATCAGTCTGCATCATTTTACACAATAAGGACATGCACTGTAAATATCGTCCCACCTGCAGGCCATTTCATCAAGGACATTGACAGGGGCAGCCCAGCTGATAGGGCGGGACTAAAGGAGATGGACAGGCTGGTTGCCGTGGAGGGAGAGGAAGTGGACAGCTGCAGCCATGAGCAGGTGGTGGACAGGATCAGGCAATGTGGCAACAAGTGCTGCCTCCTGGTGGTCGATGAAGACACGGACACGCTCTACAAGATGGTGAGTAGTCAGGGAGAAATCTTTCCTGTTGGATTTAGGAAATAAATGAATGAAACGACAGTCAAAGGAGTTAGCTAAAGCACATAGGCCTACAACTCTGGGTCAGtttaagtgtctcagagtaggagtgctgatctaggatcagtttttcctTTTGGATTATATTAAATGAAAGGGGTGAGCTGATCCTGATGAGCACTCAGAAACTTTTTGAATACTCAGTGAAAGTAAACTCCTTTTCCACTTTACTTCCAGATCATGTCACCTAATATTTAATAATAATGATAACATTAAATTACATTACATTTGTTGAGTGCTTTTCATTTTCACTCAAAAAGCTATTTCGATCGGGATTCACAAttatataatgttatatatatatatgtaaaagtATGTGTTATTCGATTTACttctgccagatgccttttataAAGAGTTTGCACTAAAGTCCATTGTGCTAAATCTTTGCCCTTTGAAGACCATTCAAAAAGCCTACAgaagtttaaaaaaattaaaggCTGAGGGGCAGTCATTTCCTGGTAACTATCATTGCATATATTACAGGCTCGGGAAGTGGCCAGAGAGACAGGGCAGTAAAGAAGACTACAGTGGGGATTGAGATGTAGGTCTGAGATGAATTGTGATATTCCACAGGGAGGCGTGTCTCCTCTTTTCTACTTGGAAGAGATGGGATTCCTCCTTCCAGCGAGCCCTCCACCCAGCTACCCAGAGTGCAGCCCAGTCCTTGCCCCAGCCACCACAGCGCTTCTCAAGCTGTGTAAGATGGAGAAGACCTCCGCTGGGTACGGCTTCCACCTCAACAGTATCCAGGGGGTCTGTGGCCTGTACATCAATGAGGTAAGTACAATGAAAAGCACCTACTATACTCAATGGGTAGCCAAACGGATAAGATCATGCATCCCAAATACATGAACTTAACAAGACTGTTAATCAGATATGGGAAATATCAAGGGAACAAAGCACATAATAACTTAAATTTCatacacaacatgaccaaaagtatgtgcacacctgctcgtccaacatctcattacaaaatcatgggcattaatattgagttggtcccccctttgctgctataacagcctccactcttctaggaaggctatccactagatgttggaatgttgctgcggggacttgcttccattcagccacaagagcattagtgaggtcgggcactgatgttgggtgaatAGTCCTGGCTCAcagtctgcattccaattcatcctgaaggtgttcgatggggttgaggtcagggcgctgtgcaagccagtcaagttcttctacaccgatgtcgacaaactatttctgtatggacctcccgtgcacaaagcaaaaCAATTCCAGACAAATTGtcacgctgaaacaggaaagggccttccccacactgttgccacaaagttggaagcacagaattgtccagaatgtcattgtatgctgtagtgttaaagTTTCCCTTCAGTGTAACTAAGGGACCTAGCCTGAACCACGAAAAACAgggccattattcctcctctaccaaactttacacttggcactatgcattcggacaggtagcgttctcctggcatccgccaaactcagattggtctgtcggactgccagctTGTTAATCATGagacatcactccagagaactcgtttccactgctccagagtccaatggcggtgagctttacaccactccagccgatgcttggcattgcgtatggtgatctgagacttgtgtgcggctgctaggccatggaaacccatttcatgaagctctcgacgaacagttcttgtgctgacgttgctcccgttttgtgagcttatgtggcctaccacttgacggctaagccgttgttgctcctagacgttccacttcacaataacagcacttacagaaatttgacaaacggacttgttggaaagttggcatcgtgtgacggtgccacgttgaaagtcactgagctcttcagtaaggccattctactgccaatgtttgtctataaagattgcatggctgtgtgctcgattttatacacctgtcagcaaagggtgtggcAGAAATAGCCAATTCCACTAATTCTCTCTCTCAGGTGGTGAAGGGTGGAGCTGCGGACAGGGTGGGTATGGAGGACGATGACATTGTattggaggtggatggtgtaaACGTGGAGCAGAGCAGTCACGAGCAAGTGGTGGGGTTGATCCGTAACAGCGGCAGCTCACtggtgctcctagtggctgggaaGCAGGCCTACGACCACTTCAAAGTCAAAGGGGTGGCCATCACACCCCAGCTCCTCACCCCCGCGCCCACAGCCAGGTCCCcatccccacccccccccccagcccaaaGACTTACACCAGCCCAGATAGACACGCCAGCCACTCTGGAGGAAGtccgagaggaggaggaggaagctaAGCCATACATCCCACTGCCCCAGAcacgagagagagtgagtgacatTACAGAAATGTGCTCGAGTGCCTTGGTACCTTCTGAACTAGATTCAAATGACTCTGAATTTATAGACTAAAACCAAAGTATTCAGAAGCAAGTTAGTATCAATTGTATTTGCCCACAATTCGATTGCAGACAATTATTTGACTCTTTCTCTCCCTTAGACTCCATCTGTGTCTTCAGCAGCATCATCTTGCTCGAGTGTTGATGAGAGACTCTGAGAAGTCACCAATGAGAAACAACTTCCTGACCTTTTCTGTCTCCTGTCAACCTTTGTACCATGCAGGATAATGTGGATATCTTGGCATAAAAACTCTGATCAAACTAAATACATTCCAATGACAGAGTCTGTTTAAAGGTATAAATGCAATTGGTTTAAAATAGTAATAAATAGTTATGTATATATTGATGTATAATTGCATTGATCAGTTAGATGCCACTGTTACCCAACAAACGTATGGATTGATATGACCTTATTACAAGCACCTGCAATGTAGACAGAGAACACTAGTAATACCAGTTCAATGTGTTATACTATAACAAAACCCATATAGCAACATCGGCCTGCACCTTAATCATAAAGCTGTCATTTAGATAGCATTTAAATGGTTATTTATTTTAGTAGATCCAAAGAGGCTTTCTGCTCAGATGCCAAATACCGGTCTCACAAAGAGACAAAGTACCCAGTCCCAGATCTGTCTATAAGTCACTATTCACTTATTCTCTGCTTAACTGGTATATTTATAGTGGCATTGCAGTACTTAAAATAAAGGGAACGAAGTAACTAATAACCACATAAATGTGTTTATTCTGTAGCTTTCCCACCTGTGTgaaagcacagtagagtacagtagattttCGCACACATTCACCAACAAACAACCCCAGGTACATGACATGTACAGACTGGACACCATGAAAGATGCTAGCCAATAGCATCATGGACATTGGGGATACATTTCTTCTATAATTTTGAGTATTCTGTTTGTCAAAAATAGAGTGTAAACTTCAGGTAGTGATGGTCTTTACAACCCATTCATACAACAAAGCTAGTGTTGCAGTGAAGCTGGTCTGTGCTGTATACTATGCAGTTCTCCTGTGGTCAGATTCATTTAAGGCTAGACAGAACGTGTGTCCAACGGGCCAACAGCACGATGCCACATCCTCATCGTTAGCTACATTGTTTTAGTCCTTCCCCCCCACGTTCACCCCAATATTAGTCCAGCTTTCCATGGCACCAATTCCCCTCCATTGATTCCCCCCGGCCCTTCCTGATTCAGGAAATACAGGCAAAACCTCTTCTTCTCGCCACCACACAGACGGACCAGAGATTTAAAAAAGAGAACATCTAAATCCCACAGACTCAAAGTTCAGTTCTGGATGCCAGCTGAGCTTCCAGGTAAAGGGTCAAGTTCAAAGTGGGGTCAGGGGGTCATGTGCTTCTCGGGCGCCTGTTTGTGGGTGAGGTAGAGGAAAAGGATGCTGGAGAGGGCACTGACGAGGAAGATGACGTCGAACCATCGGTGGTAGAAGTTGAACTGCAGCTCGCCCAGCACCTCGGTCACGATAGAGCGATACTCTAGAGGCATGCTCATCCTCATGAGGAGAACGGACGAGACAAAGTACATACCctgagagaaacaagagagagacacgCAGGATGTCAGTTGTCTTTGCACTAACTTATCTAAAGATTGAATAGACAACTGATCACAAAAAAGCATTTGCACTGAAATATATGCACTCTGCTCTTTGTCACAAATCTTGCATATAACAAAACACATACTGACCATGATTTGAGCTAGGACCAGCACTATAACATTGGAGGACTTGCTGCTGGAGATGGCATAGAAGaactagagagaaacagagagtcaagATCAGTGTTAGGATACATCGTAACATGCCTCGGTAAACTGACTACTTCCTGTCTGTAGTTAGCTTACCCTGATGAGTGTGATGAGAAGGCCTCTAATAGAGGTGACGATGATGATGCCCACCAGGATGAAGGAGATGTGCTGAGACCAGAAGTTTACCTGCCGAGGAGAGGATATGTAAGGAAAACTAGAGCAACAATAGAACACACCAATACAACTTACTATTTCCATTTGGAATTATCCCATAAAGGTAAATATTGAGTACAGAAGGACATTTTCATAAAATGACAACCATTAACATtacttgaggtgtgtgtgtgcatgagtagCAAAACTCACATCAAACTGAATGCCTAGGTAGTTAACAGTGATCTCCATCCTTCTAGTCACTGGATCAGTGTTCCCAACATGGTCAAACACAATGTTAATGGTGGCCTTAGAGGGACAAAAAAACAGAGTAACTACAGATATAGTTTTGGGGCCTGATGTGGATATGATAAACTGACTGTATGTGAAGTATAAGGTCATTCTATTTGAAAGCAAAAACAATATGGGTAGAAGAACAAATGTTTTAACTTACAGACACAATACATGTTACTAAATAGAGATCAAAAGACAATGAATATTCTCTAAACTGACAGATACCAAACTCAAACTTGATTTTCTCAGATTCCTCTGTTTCTAAGGCTGTCAAGCAAGCTAACCAGTGCTAGTCGGGCCAAGATGAATCTAGGTCTCAGTCAGACTATGTCTGTAACTCTTACCATAAAGATTTTCCACACACAGTAGATGGAGAAGAAATAACCCAGGAAGTTGAAGTATTTCCCCTGGAATGTCTTGGAGTATTCAATCCGCTCCTACAGTCCAGGAAAGAGTGAAGAGAGGGACAAAGACACATTATTACAATCAAccaaatgtacataacaatagaCTTAGCAcaaaacacaacactacacacacactaccagtcaaaagtttggacacctactcaatcaagggtttttctttatttttacgatGTTCTACATTattgaataataatgaagacatcaaaactatgaaatagcataaatggaatcatgtagtaaccaaaaaaagtgttaatgacacacagctgtacatttcaatgaaacatggtgaagccccaaaatagccctcgctagaagcctgtgtttcagacataaggaagtggatggctgaaaactttctacttttaaactcggacaaaacagagatgcttgttctaggtcccaagaaacagagatattctgttaaatctgacaattaatcttgatggttgtaaagtcatctcaaataaaactgtgaaggacctcggcgttactctggaccctgatctctcttttgacgaacatatcaagaatgtttcaaggacagcttttttccatctacgtaacattgcaaaaatctgaaattttctgtccaaaaatgatgcagaaaaatgtataattttttcacatttacatttaagtcatttagcagacgctcttatccagagcgacttacagtagagtgcatacattttattacatttttacttactgagacaaggatatccctaccggccaaaccctccctaacccggacgaagctatgccaattgtgcgtcgccccacggtcctcctggtcgcggccggctgcgacagagcctgggcgcgaacccagcccagcctgggcgcgaatccagagactctggtggcgcagctagcactgcgatgcagtgccctagaccactgcgccacccgggaggcctatatatccatgcttttgttacttctaggttagactactgcaatgctctactttccggctacccggataaagcactaaataaaacttcagttagtgctaaatacggctgctagaatcttgacgagaaccaaaaaatttgatcatattactccagtgctagcttccctacactggcttcctgttaaggcaagggctgatttcaaagttttactgttaacctataaagcgttacatgggcttgctcctacctatctttccgagttggtcctgccgtacatacctacacgtacgctacggtcacaagacgcaggcctcctaattgtccctagaatttctaagcaaacagctggaggcagggctttctcctatagatctccatttttatggaatagtctgcctacccatgtgagagacgcagactcggtcttaacctttaagtctttactcaagacttatctcttcagtaggtcatatgattgagtgtagtctggccctggagtgtgaaggtgaacggaaaggctctggagcaacgaaccacccttgctgtctctgcctggccggttcccctctctccactgggattctctgcctctaaccctattacaggggctgagtcactggcttactggtgctctttcatgccgtccctaggaggggtgcgtcacttgagtgggttgagttactgacgtgatcttcctgtctgggttggcaccgtgggtgccgtggcggagatctttgtgggcaaTACTCTGCCTTgtcggttttaggctgggtttctgtacagcactttgagatattagctgatgtacgaagggctatataaaataaacttgatttgattaaacaaatcaaaatataatctatattttaggttcttcaaagtagccacccttttccttgatgatagctttgcatactcttgacattctctcaaccagcttcacctggaatgcttttccaaaagtttTGAAGGAgtccccacatatgctgagcacttcttggctgtttttccttcactctgcagtccaactcatcccaaaccatctcaattgggttgtgcttgggtgattgtggaggccaggtcatgtgatgcagcactccttcactctccttcttggtcaaatagcccttcgacagcctggagatgttttgggtcattgtccttttgaaaaacctatgatagtcccactaagcccaaaccagatgggaaggcgtatctctgcagaatgctgtagttgtcatcctggttaagtgtgccttgacttCTAAATAAaagtttcaccagcaaagcacccccacaccatcacacctcctccatgcttcacggtgggaaccacacttgtggagatcatccgttcaccactctgcatctcacaaagacaagtggttggaaccaaaaatctcaaatttagactcagaccaaaggatagaCTTCCACTGGTCTTATGTCCATTgcctgtgtttcttggcccaagcaagtctcttattggtctcctttagtagtggtttctttgcagcaattcaaccatgaaggcctgattcacacagtctcctctgaaccgtTGATGTTGagctgtgtctgttacttgaactcagtgaaggatttatttgggctgcaatttctgaggctggtaaatttaatgaacatatcctctgcagcagaggtaactctgggtcttcctttcctgcggcggtcctcatgagagccagtttcttcatagcgctttgatggtttttgcgactgcacttgaaattctccggattgactgaccttcatgtcttaaagtaataatggactgtcgtttctcttttcttatttgagctgttcttgccataatatggacttggtcttttaccaaatgggGCTATCTTTGTATGCCaccccttgtcacaacacaactgattagctgaAATGCatttaaggaaagaaatta
It includes:
- the pdzk1 gene encoding Na(+)/H(+) exchange regulatory cofactor NHE-RF3, with the translated sequence MAGYKPRVIVLSKKPGHSFGFFLRVEKGEDGHLIRNLEMGGPAELAGLKDGDRILRVNGTYVDEMDHSRVVDLVKESGASVTFHVLDVASYKQAKTEGVDLSDPHPKPTQPTMNGVAGEAPKPKLCYLAKSSGGYGFSLRSVKGEVGMFMAEVNPGGAAERAGVKANDRLIEVNGENMENATHDQIVEKVKASGSRIMFLLVDEDTDKFYKNKRIRLGAGLATVKFLPLKPRIVDLIKGSDGYGYILKAEPNKTGHFIKDIDRGSPADRAGLKEMDRLVAVEGEEVDSCSHEQVVDRIRQCGNKCCLLVVDEDTDTLYKMGGVSPLFYLEEMGFLLPASPPPSYPECSPVLAPATTALLKLCKMEKTSAGYGFHLNSIQGVCGLYINEVVKGGAADRVGMEDDDIVLEVDGVNVEQSSHEQVVGLIRNSGSSLVLLVAGKQAYDHFKVKGVAITPQLLTPAPTARSPSPPPPPAQRLTPAQIDTPATLEEVREEEEEAKPYIPLPQTRERTPSVSSAASSCSSVDERL
- the LOC129816206 gene encoding Golgi pH regulator-like produces the protein LFLIQQEVDALEELSRQLFLETVDLQATKERIEYSKTFQGKYFNFLGYFFSIYCVWKIFMATINIVFDHVGNTDPVTRRMEITVNYLGIQFDVNFWSQHISFILVGIIIVTSIRGLLITLIRFFYAISSSKSSNVIVLVLAQIMGMYFVSSVLLMRMSMPLEYRSIVTEVLGELQFNFYHRWFDVIFLVSALSSILFLYLTHKQAPEKHMTP